One stretch of Aeromicrobium fastidiosum DNA includes these proteins:
- a CDS encoding dihydrolipoyl dehydrogenase family protein, whose product MPELSCDVVVVGLGPGGEALVARLAAAGLDVVAVEKELVGGECPYWGCIPSKMVIRAANALAEARRVDRLAGRAPVEPDFGPVARRIREEATDDWDDTVAADRIVDAGARLVRGHGRLDGDRRVVVDHTGDAGEVTTIVASKGVVLNTGTTAAEPPVPGLAGTPYWTNRGILETETAPASMIVIGGGPIGLELAQAFSRFGTEVTVLEVGPRILAVEEPESSALIASVFAAEGIGVHAGVSIDAVAHADGVFHVTCGDPSTGSGQARTFEAERLLVAAGRRSRIDDVGLETVGVEPGRHLTVDDAMQVKGGLWAIGDIVGRGAFTHVSMYQSERAARSILGEPLGDYDASFPRVTFTDPEVGGVGLTEKQARDRGIAVRIGVTDLAASSRGFVHGPGNEGLIKVVIDDERGVIVGANSVGVAGGETLAGLAFAVRAEIPVETLTNTIYAYPTFWRAIESALAT is encoded by the coding sequence ATGCCTGAGCTCTCGTGTGATGTCGTGGTCGTCGGTCTCGGACCCGGGGGAGAGGCGTTGGTCGCCCGGCTGGCCGCTGCCGGGCTCGACGTCGTCGCGGTCGAGAAGGAGCTCGTCGGGGGCGAGTGCCCTTACTGGGGGTGCATCCCGTCGAAGATGGTGATCCGCGCCGCCAACGCCCTCGCCGAGGCCCGCCGCGTCGACCGGCTCGCCGGCAGGGCCCCCGTCGAGCCCGACTTCGGCCCGGTCGCCCGCCGCATCCGCGAGGAGGCGACCGACGACTGGGACGACACCGTCGCGGCCGACCGCATCGTCGACGCCGGGGCTCGGTTGGTGCGCGGGCACGGACGCCTCGACGGGGACCGGCGCGTCGTCGTGGACCACACGGGCGACGCGGGTGAGGTCACGACGATCGTGGCCTCGAAGGGTGTCGTGCTCAACACCGGCACGACCGCCGCCGAGCCGCCCGTCCCCGGTCTGGCGGGCACGCCCTACTGGACCAACCGCGGCATCCTCGAGACCGAGACGGCACCGGCGTCGATGATCGTCATCGGTGGCGGGCCCATCGGGCTCGAGCTCGCGCAGGCCTTCTCCCGGTTCGGCACCGAGGTCACGGTGCTCGAGGTCGGCCCCCGCATCCTGGCGGTCGAGGAGCCCGAGTCGTCCGCGCTGATCGCGTCGGTCTTCGCCGCCGAGGGCATCGGCGTCCACGCCGGGGTCTCGATCGATGCCGTCGCGCACGCAGACGGCGTGTTCCACGTGACCTGCGGCGACCCTTCGACGGGCTCGGGACAGGCCAGGACGTTCGAGGCCGAGCGGCTGCTCGTCGCGGCCGGCCGCCGGTCGCGCATCGACGACGTCGGGCTCGAGACGGTCGGCGTGGAGCCCGGGCGGCACCTGACGGTCGACGACGCGATGCAGGTCAAGGGTGGCCTGTGGGCGATCGGCGACATCGTCGGGCGGGGCGCGTTCACCCACGTGTCGATGTACCAGTCGGAGCGCGCTGCGCGCTCGATCCTCGGTGAGCCTCTGGGCGACTACGACGCCAGCTTTCCGCGCGTCACGTTCACCGATCCCGAGGTGGGCGGGGTGGGCCTCACCGAGAAGCAGGCCCGCGACCGGGGAATCGCGGTGCGGATCGGCGTCACCGATCTGGCTGCGAGCAGCCGCGGGTTCGTCCACGGGCCAGGCAACGAGGGGCTGATCAAGGTCGTGATCGACGACGAGCGCGGCGTCATCGTGGGTGCCAACAGCGTCGGGGTGGCCGGCGGCGAGACGCTCGCAGGCCTGGCCTTCGCTGTGCGTGCCGAGATCCCGGTCGAGACCCTGACCAACACGATCTACGCGTATCCGACGTTCTGGCGGGCGATCGAGTCGGCCCTCGCGACCTGA
- a CDS encoding metal-dependent transcriptional regulator — MSELIDTTEMYLRTVYELEEEGIVPLRARIAERLHQSGPTVSQTVARMERDGLLAVEGDRHLELSEKGRQLATRVMRKHRLAERLLIDVIGLEIEFVHEEACRWEHVMSEQVERRLVQILEHPTESPYGNPIPGLAELGEAGDEARFLTGVIAMTKAVGLSSEPIRLVVRRIAEELQKDTEVMSVLRRVGALPGNDVLVSVGHDGLVVARQGETAEIDAEAAAHIFVTA; from the coding sequence GTGAGCGAGCTGATCGACACCACCGAGATGTACCTCCGCACGGTCTACGAGCTGGAGGAGGAGGGCATCGTGCCCCTGCGCGCCCGCATCGCCGAGCGCCTGCACCAGAGCGGCCCGACGGTCTCGCAGACCGTCGCGCGCATGGAGCGGGACGGCCTGCTGGCCGTCGAGGGCGATCGTCACCTCGAGCTGTCCGAGAAGGGTCGCCAGCTCGCGACCCGCGTGATGCGCAAGCACCGTCTCGCCGAGCGCCTGCTGATCGACGTCATCGGGCTCGAGATCGAGTTCGTCCACGAGGAGGCGTGCCGCTGGGAGCACGTCATGTCCGAGCAGGTCGAGCGCCGCCTCGTGCAGATCCTCGAGCACCCCACCGAGTCGCCCTACGGCAACCCCATCCCCGGCCTCGCCGAGCTGGGCGAGGCCGGCGACGAGGCGAGGTTCCTCACCGGCGTCATCGCGATGACCAAGGCCGTCGGCCTGTCGAGCGAGCCGATCCGCCTGGTGGTGCGCCGCATCGCCGAGGAGCTGCAGAAGGACACCGAGGTCATGTCGGTGCTGCGCCGCGTCGGTGCCCTGCCGGGCAACGACGTGCTGGTCTCGGTCGGCCACGACGGCCTCGTCGTCGCGCGCCAGGGCGAGACCGCCGAGATCGACGCCGAGGCCGCAGCCCACATCTTCGTCACCGCCTAG
- a CDS encoding S8 family serine peptidase, which produces MAHRRIILSLATAAVLVLGAAPAAVAGPTSTDREAAGILATATPGEPLTVVTTTETASGPQFTTEVAGSHAEAKALISDALADPGTAAVDLAHQVSIATDTAVTKKRKSSKTRRSNDSQRKRQWALDRLAAEKVWRKSSGKGVVVAVVDTGVQANHPDLKGQVLKGWDFVESDSKANDRNGHGTHVAGIIAAKANNKRGIAGLAPSSRILPVRVLNSAGTGSTVAVARGIVYAARKGADVINLSLAGNSPDAQVQAAVRYAVRRGVVVVAAAGNSGCNAPTTYPAAFPGVIGVGASDRSDGVAPFSNCGTYVDVVAPGTGITSTMIKRPSLSLPCAYGKSYCVLDGTSMASPHVAAAAAILISRTKHRLTLSKVAYLLTARADDIVTPGYDTTSGRGVLNIRRALVGR; this is translated from the coding sequence GTGGCACACCGACGCATCATCCTGTCCCTGGCAACCGCCGCCGTGCTCGTGCTGGGCGCAGCCCCCGCCGCAGTCGCAGGGCCCACCTCGACCGACCGGGAGGCCGCGGGCATTCTCGCGACCGCCACCCCCGGTGAGCCGCTGACCGTCGTCACCACGACGGAGACGGCGTCCGGCCCGCAGTTCACGACCGAGGTCGCCGGATCCCACGCCGAGGCGAAGGCACTCATCTCCGACGCTCTGGCCGACCCCGGCACGGCTGCCGTCGACCTGGCGCACCAGGTCTCGATCGCGACCGACACCGCCGTCACCAAGAAGCGCAAGTCCTCCAAGACGCGCCGCAGCAACGACAGCCAGCGCAAGCGGCAGTGGGCGCTCGACCGGCTCGCCGCCGAGAAGGTCTGGCGCAAGTCGTCCGGCAAGGGCGTCGTCGTCGCCGTCGTCGACACCGGCGTGCAGGCCAACCACCCCGATCTGAAGGGGCAGGTGCTGAAGGGCTGGGACTTCGTGGAGTCCGACAGCAAGGCGAACGACCGCAACGGCCACGGCACGCACGTCGCCGGCATCATCGCCGCCAAGGCCAACAACAAGCGAGGCATCGCGGGCCTGGCACCGTCATCGCGCATCCTGCCCGTGCGGGTGCTCAACTCGGCCGGCACCGGCAGCACCGTGGCCGTCGCGCGCGGCATCGTCTACGCCGCGCGCAAGGGTGCCGACGTCATCAACCTGTCGTTGGCCGGCAACAGCCCCGACGCCCAGGTGCAGGCGGCGGTCCGGTACGCCGTCCGTCGCGGTGTCGTCGTCGTCGCCGCCGCCGGCAACAGCGGCTGCAACGCCCCGACGACGTATCCCGCCGCGTTCCCGGGCGTCATCGGCGTCGGTGCCAGCGACCGCTCTGACGGGGTCGCGCCGTTCTCGAACTGCGGCACCTACGTCGACGTCGTCGCACCCGGCACGGGTATCACGTCGACCATGATCAAGCGCCCGTCGCTGTCGCTGCCGTGCGCCTACGGCAAGAGCTACTGCGTGCTCGACGGCACCTCGATGGCATCGCCGCACGTGGCCGCCGCCGCGGCGATCCTGATCTCGCGCACCAAGCACCGTCTGACGCTGTCGAAGGTCGCGTACCTGCTGACCGCGCGGGCTGACGACATCGTCACGCCGGGCTACGACACGACGTCCGGTCGCGGCGTCCTCAACATCCGTCGCGCGCTCGTCGGTCGCTGA
- a CDS encoding DUF1295 domain-containing protein, translated as MIANDLSQTVVTLGAGLAALLVFMGLGLAYALKNSLLSIVDTLWGLGFVVVAAVSAVVSLGGDGGQAQRWIVLVMVAVWGLRLAWHIGGRNHGHGEDPRYADLLEQGEKAGRSFAQTAITRVFLPQGIAMFIVSAPLMVGPNNERLSVPLTVIGVAVWAVGLFFETVGDAQLKRYKSDPANKGKIMDTGLWSLTRHPNYFGDATVWWGLGLVAAGSLPGLVALIGPAIMSYSLVNVTGAKLNEKSQRKKPGWDDYARRTSYFIPLPPKK; from the coding sequence GTGATCGCCAACGACCTGTCGCAGACCGTCGTCACGCTGGGTGCCGGCCTGGCCGCGCTGCTCGTGTTCATGGGGCTCGGCCTGGCCTACGCGCTCAAGAACTCGCTGCTCTCGATCGTCGACACCCTGTGGGGGCTCGGCTTCGTGGTCGTCGCCGCGGTCTCGGCAGTCGTCTCTCTGGGCGGTGACGGCGGGCAGGCCCAGCGCTGGATCGTCCTCGTGATGGTCGCTGTGTGGGGCCTGCGCCTCGCGTGGCACATCGGCGGCCGCAACCACGGCCACGGCGAGGACCCCCGCTACGCCGATCTGCTCGAGCAGGGCGAGAAGGCGGGCCGCTCGTTCGCCCAGACGGCGATCACCCGGGTGTTCCTGCCACAGGGCATCGCGATGTTCATCGTCTCGGCACCGCTCATGGTCGGCCCCAACAACGAGCGCCTGTCGGTGCCGCTCACGGTCATCGGCGTCGCGGTGTGGGCGGTCGGCCTGTTCTTCGAGACCGTCGGCGACGCACAGCTCAAGAGGTACAAGAGCGATCCGGCCAACAAGGGCAAGATCATGGACACGGGGCTGTGGAGCCTGACCCGGCACCCGAACTACTTCGGCGACGCGACGGTCTGGTGGGGGCTCGGACTCGTCGCCGCCGGTTCGTTGCCGGGCCTCGTGGCGCTGATCGGGCCGGCGATCATGAGCTACTCGCTCGTCAACGTCACGGGTGCCAAGCTCAACGAGAAGAGCCAGCGCAAGAAGCCCGGCTGGGACGACTACGCCCGCCGCACCAGCTACTTCATCCCCCTGCCGCCCAAGAAGTAG
- a CDS encoding SAM-dependent methyltransferase — protein sequence MNIASSLLSLTEETLGLKLPIRLRAWDGSEAGVPGAPVVVIRSKRALRHIIWKPGELGVARAYVQGDLDVEGDLGDGLRAMWDAVRNARVADGSAGRPSIGPRQVAKAVALAVRLGAIGRRPPAPAAESNLTGELHSKERDQAAISHHYDLSNDFYELILDPNMAYSSGFHVTPEMTLEEAQTAKLHLICKKLDLQPGMRMVDIGSGWGSLTLFAAEHYGVHVTGVTLSVEQRDYVMGKAAERGLADRVDVSLRHFRDLEASGVRDGQIDAIASIEMGEHVGDAEYVVFVDSIFRYLKPGGRALIQQMSRSNDAPGDSPGGGPFIETYIAPDMHMKPLAKTIGLIAASGLEIRDVQAMREHYPQTVAGWAQQLEDNWDVAVKLIGEENARVWRLYLVGGALAFEENRMGVDQILSVKPSPRGVSGMPTSPLAWLTGDAVGGADA from the coding sequence GTGAACATCGCATCCTCCCTCCTGTCGTTGACCGAGGAGACCCTCGGTCTGAAGCTCCCCATCCGCCTGCGGGCGTGGGACGGCAGCGAGGCCGGTGTGCCCGGCGCACCCGTCGTCGTCATCCGCAGCAAGCGAGCCCTGCGCCACATCATCTGGAAGCCGGGCGAGCTCGGCGTCGCCCGCGCCTACGTGCAGGGCGACCTCGACGTCGAGGGCGACCTCGGCGACGGTCTGCGCGCCATGTGGGACGCCGTCCGCAACGCCCGGGTCGCCGACGGCAGCGCCGGACGTCCGTCGATCGGCCCTCGGCAGGTGGCCAAGGCCGTGGCCCTCGCCGTCCGGCTCGGTGCCATCGGCAGGCGGCCGCCGGCACCCGCGGCCGAGTCGAACCTCACGGGCGAGCTGCACAGCAAGGAGCGCGACCAGGCCGCCATCTCGCACCACTACGACCTGTCGAACGACTTCTACGAGCTGATCCTCGACCCCAACATGGCCTACTCCAGCGGCTTCCACGTGACGCCGGAGATGACGCTCGAGGAGGCGCAGACCGCCAAGCTGCACCTGATCTGCAAGAAGCTCGACCTGCAGCCCGGCATGAGGATGGTCGACATCGGCTCGGGCTGGGGCTCGCTGACGCTGTTCGCGGCCGAGCACTACGGCGTCCACGTCACGGGCGTCACGCTGTCGGTCGAGCAGCGTGACTACGTCATGGGCAAGGCGGCCGAGCGTGGGCTCGCCGACCGCGTCGACGTCAGCCTGCGACACTTCCGCGATCTGGAGGCGTCCGGCGTCCGCGACGGCCAGATCGACGCGATCGCCTCGATCGAGATGGGCGAGCACGTCGGCGACGCCGAGTACGTCGTGTTCGTCGACTCGATCTTCCGCTACCTCAAGCCGGGCGGACGGGCGCTGATCCAGCAGATGTCGCGCAGCAACGACGCTCCCGGAGACAGTCCCGGCGGCGGACCGTTCATCGAGACGTACATAGCGCCCGACATGCACATGAAGCCGCTCGCCAAGACGATCGGTCTCATCGCGGCGTCGGGCCTCGAGATCCGCGACGTGCAGGCGATGCGCGAGCACTACCCCCAGACCGTCGCAGGATGGGCCCAGCAACTCGAGGACAACTGGGACGTCGCGGTCAAGCTCATCGGGGAGGAGAACGCGCGCGTGTGGCGGCTGTACCTCGTCGGCGGCGCGCTGGCGTTCGAGGAGAACCGCATGGGCGTCGACCAGATCCTGTCGGTCAAGCCGAGCCCGCGCGGTGTCAGTGGCATGCCGACCTCGCCGCTCGCCTGGCTGACCGGCGACGCCGTCGGAGGTGCCGACGCGTGA
- a CDS encoding DNA topoisomerase IB gives MVRLRRTSASSPGWSRTRHGRGFRYLDQDGNPLQPEQVERCKKLVIPPAWTEVWICSVDNGHLQAVGTDDAGRRQYLYHPGWRERRDAEKFERMEDFASALLKRRGTARRDLAGDELDLRRVAAATFSLLDLGMFRIGSVRYAEENGSFGLTTLLKHHVVPGNDGLSFAYAAKSGQEVQVTVRDERVQTVLETLRRRRGGSDQLLAYRADGAWKDLDATDVNAYVKEVLRGDFTAKDFRTWRGTTIAALALAGSDGSTATKRKKSVAAAMREVSEHLGNTPAVARSSYVDPRVVDLFEHGVTVSADHRRVAPGAPTSRTLEREVLGLLGGA, from the coding sequence ATGGTCCGTCTGCGTCGTACGTCCGCCAGCTCGCCCGGATGGTCGCGCACGCGGCACGGTCGGGGCTTCCGCTACCTCGACCAGGACGGCAACCCCCTGCAGCCCGAGCAGGTCGAGCGGTGCAAGAAGCTGGTCATCCCGCCGGCCTGGACCGAGGTGTGGATCTGCTCGGTCGACAACGGCCACCTCCAGGCCGTCGGCACCGACGACGCAGGTCGCCGGCAGTACCTCTACCACCCGGGATGGCGCGAGCGGCGCGACGCCGAGAAGTTCGAGCGCATGGAGGACTTCGCCTCAGCCCTGCTGAAGCGGCGCGGGACCGCCCGCCGCGACCTGGCCGGTGACGAGCTCGACCTGCGCCGTGTCGCCGCGGCGACGTTCAGCCTGCTCGACCTCGGCATGTTCCGCATCGGCTCGGTGCGGTACGCCGAGGAGAACGGCAGCTTCGGCCTGACGACCCTGCTCAAGCACCACGTGGTGCCGGGCAACGACGGTCTCTCCTTCGCCTACGCCGCGAAGTCGGGGCAGGAGGTGCAGGTCACGGTGCGGGACGAGCGGGTGCAGACGGTGCTCGAGACCCTGCGGCGACGTCGGGGCGGCAGCGACCAGCTGCTGGCGTACCGGGCGGACGGCGCATGGAAGGACCTCGACGCGACCGACGTCAACGCCTATGTCAAGGAGGTGCTGCGGGGCGACTTCACCGCCAAGGACTTCCGCACGTGGCGCGGCACCACGATCGCCGCACTGGCCCTGGCCGGCAGCGACGGATCCACGGCCACCAAGCGCAAGAAGTCGGTCGCGGCCGCGATGCGTGAGGTCTCCGAGCACCTCGGCAACACTCCCGCCGTCGCCCGCTCCTCGTACGTCGACCCACGCGTCGTCGACCTCTTCGAGCACGGCGTCACGGTGTCGGCGGACCACCGACGGGTCGCCCCCGGTGCCCCCACGAGTCGCACGCTCGAGCGCGAGGTGCTCGGGCTGCTGGGCGGGGCCTGA
- a CDS encoding PGPGW domain-containing protein gives MSVGTRIKGWFRRTGSEALGWVLVPLGIILMPAPGPGTLVLVGGIALLSRHYVWAQRILGPLERRAIEAAKFGVATWPRILLSAAGGVWLAVLGVIWWIGPDIPEFEVLGVGFGPELPAQGWVTALGLWASAAAALGLLVYSVVRWREPHGGRTVDAP, from the coding sequence ATGAGTGTCGGCACCAGGATCAAGGGCTGGTTCCGACGCACGGGCTCGGAGGCGCTGGGCTGGGTGCTCGTTCCACTCGGCATCATCCTGATGCCCGCGCCCGGCCCCGGGACACTGGTCCTCGTGGGCGGGATCGCCCTGCTGTCGCGACACTACGTGTGGGCGCAGAGGATCCTCGGCCCGCTGGAGCGCCGGGCGATCGAGGCTGCCAAGTTCGGCGTCGCCACCTGGCCGCGCATCCTGCTGAGCGCGGCCGGCGGGGTGTGGCTCGCGGTGCTCGGGGTCATCTGGTGGATCGGCCCGGACATCCCGGAGTTCGAGGTGCTGGGCGTCGGCTTCGGTCCCGAGCTCCCGGCCCAGGGCTGGGTCACGGCGCTCGGCCTGTGGGCGTCGGCGGCCGCGGCTCTCGGGCTGCTCGTCTACAGCGTCGTCAGGTGGCGCGAACCCCATGGCGGGCGCACCGTCGACGCCCCGTAG